One Cynocephalus volans isolate mCynVol1 chromosome 5, mCynVol1.pri, whole genome shotgun sequence DNA window includes the following coding sequences:
- the ABT1 gene encoding activator of basal transcription 1, which yields MEAEESEKAAAEQEPPKGTDQKPESEEEQDESEEATCGGKKRVVPGIVYLGHIPPRFRPLHVRNLLSAYGEVGRVFFQAEDRFVKRKKKAAAAAGRKKGSKYSKDYTEGWVEFRDKRVAKRVAASLHNTPMGARRRSPFRYDLWNLKYLHRFTWSHLSEHLAFERQVRRQRLRVEVAQAKRETDFYLRSVERGQRFLAADGDPARPNGSWAFAQRPTEQELRARKAARPGGRERTRLANAQDQARSNRGLLARIFGAPPPSENMEGPSQGRDS from the exons ATGGAGGCCGAGGAATCGGAAAAGGCAGCGGCCGAGCAAGAACCTCCGAAAGGAACAGACCAGAAACCAGAGTCGGAAGAGGAACAGGATGAATCCGAAGAAGCGACTTGCGGCGGCAAGAAGAGGGTAGTGCCGGGTATTGTGTACCTGGGCCACATCCCGCCGCGCTTTCGGCCTCTGCACGTACGCAATCTTCTCAGCGCCTATGGCGAGGTTGGGCGCGTTTTTTTTCAGGCTGAGG ATCGGTTCGTGAAACGCAAGAAAAAGGCGGCAGCAGCTGCGGGAAGGAAAAAGGGGTCTAAGTACAGCAAGGACTACACCGAGGGCTGGGTGGAGTTTCGGGACAAGCGTGTAGCGAAGCGCGTGGCGGCAAGTCTCCACAACACGCCGATGGGTGCCCGTAGGCGCAGCCCCTTCCGTTACGACCTGTGGAACCTCAAG TACCTGCACCGTTTCACCTGGTCCCACCTCAGCGAGCATCTTGCTTTTGAGCGCCAGGTGCGCCGGCAGCGCCTGAGAGTGGAGGTTGCCCAGGCCAAACGTGAAACTGACTTCTATCTTCGAAGTGTTGAGCGGGGACAACGCTTCCTTGCTGCTGATGGAGACCCTGCCCGTCCGAATGGCTCCTGGGCTTTTGCCCAGCGGCCCACtgagcaggagctgagggccCGGAAAGCAGCTCGACCAGGGGGACGTGAACGGACTCGCTTGGCTAACGCCCAGGACCAGGCCCGCTCCAACCGAGGGCTCCTTGCCAGGATCTTTGGAGCTCCACCACCCTCAGAGAACATGGAGGGACCTTCGCAGGGCAGGGACTCCTGA